In Flammeovirgaceae bacterium 311, one DNA window encodes the following:
- a CDS encoding exodeoxyribonuclease iii (COG0708 Exonuclease III): MKIISYNVNGIRAAMQKGFAQWLADQDADVVCLQEIKARPEQVDIKAFEALGYHLYWMPAEKPGYSGVAIFSRPQPFHVEYGCGLPSYDYEGRVLRADYPGLSVMSVYMPSGSSGDVRQAFKMQWLTDFQQYINELRLEHPNLIISGDYNICHKAIDIHDPVRNKDSSGFLPEEREWFDGFVNSGFIDTFRHFNQAPHCYSWWSYRAGARKNNKGWRIDYHLATLPLQERLKSATILPDALHSDHCPVIVELS; encoded by the coding sequence GTGAAGATCATCAGTTACAATGTAAATGGCATACGGGCAGCCATGCAGAAAGGCTTTGCCCAATGGCTTGCAGATCAGGATGCCGATGTAGTGTGCCTGCAGGAAATCAAAGCTAGGCCCGAACAGGTAGATATCAAAGCTTTCGAAGCCCTGGGCTATCATCTGTACTGGATGCCGGCAGAAAAGCCCGGTTATAGTGGCGTTGCTATCTTTAGCCGGCCCCAACCGTTCCACGTGGAATACGGCTGTGGCTTACCCAGCTACGACTATGAGGGGAGAGTGCTAAGAGCCGATTATCCCGGGCTCTCTGTTATGAGTGTTTATATGCCTTCCGGATCCAGCGGCGATGTGCGCCAGGCTTTTAAAATGCAGTGGCTAACAGATTTTCAGCAATATATTAACGAGCTGCGGCTGGAACACCCCAACCTCATCATCAGTGGCGATTATAATATCTGTCATAAAGCAATTGATATTCACGACCCTGTTCGCAATAAAGACTCCTCTGGTTTTCTGCCCGAGGAGCGCGAGTGGTTCGATGGTTTTGTAAATTCTGGTTTTATAGATACGTTTCGTCACTTTAACCAGGCTCCGCATTGCTATAGCTGGTGGAGCTACCGTGCTGGTGCCCGTAAGAACAACAAAGGCTGGCGTATCGATTATCACCTGGCTACGCTGCCCCTGCAGGAGCGGCTCAAAAGCGCAACGATTCTGCCGGATGCCCTGCATTCCGATCACTGCCCGGTTATTGTGGAGCTTTCATGA
- a CDS encoding N-acetyltransferase GCN5 (COG1247 Sortase and related acyltransferases) — MIEVKPMLPEHTGAVLKIYEEGLATGQATFNTVVPLWEEWDQNHHTHSRLVALFNDEVVGWVALSPVSARHCYRGVAEFSIYISANHRGKGIGDLLMEHMIAESENNGIWTLYSATFAINTTSIALQKKWGFREIGYREKIAQLNGTWRNTILLERRSDKF, encoded by the coding sequence ATGATAGAAGTAAAACCTATGCTGCCCGAACATACTGGGGCAGTGCTGAAGATTTATGAAGAAGGCCTGGCAACAGGCCAGGCAACCTTCAATACAGTAGTGCCCCTCTGGGAGGAGTGGGATCAAAACCACCACACCCACAGCAGACTGGTAGCCCTGTTCAACGATGAGGTGGTGGGCTGGGTGGCACTTTCACCAGTCTCGGCCCGCCACTGCTACCGGGGCGTTGCCGAGTTTAGTATTTACATCAGCGCCAACCACAGAGGCAAAGGCATAGGCGATTTGCTGATGGAGCACATGATTGCTGAAAGTGAAAACAACGGCATCTGGACCCTCTACTCTGCTACTTTTGCTATAAATACAACCAGCATTGCACTTCAGAAAAAATGGGGTTTTCGGGAAATTGGCTATCGCGAAAAGATTGCACAGCTAAATGGTACCTGGCGCAATACAATTCTGCTGGAGCGGCGCAGTGATAAATTCTAA
- a CDS encoding peptidase M23 (COG0739 Membrane proteins related to metalloendopeptidases): MLVAVMVCAWWTGKDLLKQYVKPQVSGETEELHIHEEIMEELPEPTLLYGMAVDSFNIVEQTIKPRQNLADILNPFNIEARIASELAQKCRKIFDVRQLAANKKVTILASKDSTQTAQFLIYEPNPTEFVVFSLRDTLGAAIVQREVRTVEKTIYGVINSSLSQSMQEAGGNPALTSKLVDVFAWQIDFFRIQKGDSFRVIYEEKWVEDQQIGIGKILAVQFDHGGQPYHAFYFDQGQGSNYFDEKGNSLRQAFLKAPLNFTRISSRYTMKRFHPVQKRWKAHLGTDYAAPTGTPIYTVGDGVVVEAGRNRGNGNYVKVKHNDTFTTQYLHMSKIARGMKKGTRVRQGEVIGYVGSTGLATGPHLCFRFWKNGKQIDPFSVKMPPAEPVAKQHQVAFEQIKQQYTQRLASLDQEQAPKDLRASL, encoded by the coding sequence ATGTTGGTTGCTGTAATGGTATGTGCCTGGTGGACAGGAAAAGATTTGCTGAAGCAATATGTAAAACCACAGGTGAGCGGTGAAACTGAAGAACTCCATATCCATGAAGAAATCATGGAGGAACTGCCTGAGCCTACGCTCTTATACGGAATGGCAGTGGATTCCTTCAACATAGTTGAGCAAACGATCAAACCACGCCAGAACCTGGCAGATATTCTTAATCCTTTTAACATTGAAGCCCGCATTGCAAGCGAACTGGCGCAAAAGTGCCGCAAGATCTTTGATGTACGTCAGCTTGCAGCCAATAAAAAGGTAACCATCCTTGCCTCTAAGGATAGCACCCAGACGGCTCAGTTTTTAATCTATGAGCCTAACCCAACCGAATTTGTAGTATTCTCGCTACGTGATACCCTTGGCGCAGCCATTGTGCAGCGTGAGGTCAGAACTGTAGAAAAAACCATCTATGGGGTCATCAACAGCTCTTTATCGCAAAGCATGCAGGAAGCAGGCGGAAATCCTGCCCTTACCAGCAAGCTGGTAGATGTATTTGCCTGGCAGATTGACTTCTTCCGCATTCAGAAGGGAGATTCTTTCCGGGTGATTTACGAAGAAAAATGGGTGGAAGACCAACAGATAGGCATTGGCAAAATTCTGGCAGTGCAGTTCGATCACGGAGGCCAGCCATATCATGCGTTTTATTTCGATCAGGGCCAGGGCAGCAACTACTTCGATGAAAAAGGCAACAGCCTGCGCCAGGCATTCCTGAAAGCACCTTTAAACTTTACCCGCATTAGCTCCCGCTACACCATGAAGCGCTTCCACCCGGTACAAAAGCGCTGGAAAGCACACCTGGGCACCGATTATGCAGCACCTACCGGTACGCCTATCTATACAGTAGGCGATGGCGTAGTAGTTGAGGCAGGCCGTAACAGGGGCAATGGAAATTATGTAAAGGTAAAACACAACGATACCTTTACTACCCAGTACCTGCACATGAGCAAGATAGCCAGGGGAATGAAGAAAGGCACCCGTGTACGTCAGGGAGAAGTAATTGGGTACGTAGGCAGCACAGGCCTGGCCACCGGTCCGCACTTATGCTTCCGCTTCTGGAAGAACGGCAAGCAAATAGATCCCTTCTCTGTTAAAATGCCTCCGGCAGAGCCTGTAGCCAAGCAGCACCAGGTGGCATTTGAACAAATAAAGCAGCAGTATACCCAGCGTTTAGCAAGTTTAGATCAGGAGCAGGCACCAAAAGATCTTAGAGCCAGCCTATAG
- a CDS encoding nucleotidyl transferase (COG1209 dTDP-glucose pyrophosphorylase), whose translation MKAIIPVAGVGSRLRPHTHTQPKALVPVAGKAILLHIVDMLIDNGVQDLVFVIGYMGAKIRRFITTHYQDQDLRIEFVLQDPREGIGHALYLARDTFQHEKEIMIVLGDTIVNLNLKAFTESPDSVLGVQKVSNPGSFGIAELGQEGFIRRLVEKPQIPKSNLALVGIYKIADPALLIKGLEHIMQNDVKHLGEYQLTDALMFMVEKGHQMRTVPVDSWFDCGRRSSLLEANAILLTRQLKENPQKYKFPSTIIIPPVSIGKNCKITHSIIGPNVAIGDDAIVSYSIIEDTIVGSYSELRNIMLSHSIIGNDTRILGLSQQLNIGDNTEINFTE comes from the coding sequence ATGAAGGCGATTATTCCAGTAGCCGGTGTAGGTTCCCGGCTGCGTCCACATACTCATACCCAACCCAAAGCACTGGTACCTGTTGCAGGCAAAGCCATTCTTTTGCATATCGTTGATATGCTCATTGATAATGGCGTACAGGATCTGGTATTTGTAATCGGGTACATGGGTGCCAAAATCAGGCGATTTATTACCACCCACTACCAGGATCAGGATCTGCGGATAGAGTTTGTGCTGCAAGATCCGCGCGAAGGCATTGGCCATGCCCTTTACCTGGCCCGGGATACCTTTCAGCATGAAAAAGAAATCATGATTGTGCTGGGTGATACGATCGTAAACCTGAATCTTAAGGCATTTACCGAAAGCCCGGACTCAGTATTGGGTGTACAGAAGGTAAGCAACCCCGGAAGTTTCGGTATTGCAGAGCTTGGTCAGGAGGGTTTTATTCGTCGCCTGGTAGAAAAGCCACAAATACCCAAGAGCAATCTGGCGCTGGTAGGCATATACAAAATAGCCGATCCTGCTTTGCTCATAAAAGGGCTGGAGCACATTATGCAGAACGATGTAAAGCACCTGGGCGAATACCAGCTTACCGATGCGCTGATGTTTATGGTGGAGAAAGGCCACCAGATGCGGACCGTGCCGGTAGACAGCTGGTTTGACTGCGGCAGGCGCTCCTCCCTGCTGGAGGCCAACGCTATATTGCTTACCCGTCAGCTAAAGGAAAATCCGCAGAAATATAAGTTTCCCTCTACCATTATCATACCCCCGGTTAGCATCGGCAAAAACTGTAAGATTACCCACTCCATTATTGGTCCTAACGTTGCCATTGGCGATGATGCCATTGTTAGTTACTCCATTATAGAGGATACCATTGTTGGCTCTTACAGCGAATTACGCAATATAATGCTCTCGCACTCCATTATTGGAAACGACACACGTATATTAGGCTTAAGCCAGCAGCTAAACATAGGTGACAACACCGAAATAAATTTTACGGAGTAG
- a CDS encoding hypothetical protein (COG3298 Predicted 3'-5' exonuclease related to the exonuclease domain of PolB), which yields MTARPLRDILFVDIETVAAAPSLEEMNDQMRQAWEGKVDYIDWSEEEVTPGELFEYEAGLYAEFGRIVSISVAYFYEKDGGALELRVKTYASVDNEPWLLKQFMQLLNDRFDQRSLRLCSHNGKEFDFPYLCRRMLVHCIPIPEALDFAGKKPWEVPHLDTMEMWMFGNRKYTISLQTLTALFGIQYEAHPDGDEINRLFYEEGQEGLDAIVLHSQQDVIATAQVYMRYRCQPLLKPEQIVVV from the coding sequence ATGACTGCTCGTCCGCTACGTGATATTCTGTTCGTAGACATCGAAACTGTTGCTGCTGCACCTTCCCTGGAGGAGATGAATGATCAAATGCGGCAGGCATGGGAAGGTAAGGTAGATTATATCGACTGGTCGGAAGAAGAAGTAACCCCCGGTGAATTATTTGAATATGAAGCCGGCCTATACGCCGAGTTTGGCCGGATCGTGAGTATTTCTGTAGCTTACTTTTACGAAAAAGATGGCGGTGCGCTGGAGCTGCGGGTAAAAACCTATGCTTCGGTAGATAATGAGCCCTGGCTCCTGAAGCAGTTCATGCAGCTGCTCAACGATCGTTTTGATCAGCGCAGCCTGCGCCTGTGCTCCCACAATGGCAAGGAGTTTGATTTTCCATACCTCTGCCGCCGCATGCTGGTGCACTGCATTCCTATTCCCGAAGCACTAGACTTTGCCGGCAAAAAACCCTGGGAGGTGCCCCACCTTGATACCATGGAAATGTGGATGTTCGGTAACCGCAAGTACACCATTTCCCTGCAAACACTCACTGCTCTTTTTGGCATCCAGTACGAAGCACATCCCGATGGCGACGAGATCAACCGTCTATTTTACGAGGAAGGCCAGGAGGGTTTGGATGCCATTGTGCTCCACAGCCAGCAGGATGTAATTGCCACCGCACAGGTTTACATGCGCTACCGCTGTCAGCCCCTGCTTAAGCCGGAGCAGATTGTGGTGGTGTAG
- a CDS encoding polysaccharide biosynthesis protein (COG2244 Membrane protein involved in the export of O-antigen and teichoic acid) → MKRLFKKFSQSYWLRSGAFKLFERASIVIFGFIAYYALVRHTSKEEFGTWGVFLMLTGFIEQFRYGFISNGLVRYLNHTDSREDYIRVETGALSLNITVTVLISAFLWTCSDWIGAVTNAPLISPMLQIYAFLNFLMVPVFHLEMMQRANMDFKGSSLGQFANKGLYSLLLIGYIFYYQAVSLTEVVMLQGVGIIAGTFITYYYGSKYMSFTWRFSFSTLKEQLNYGKYTFGTFISAYMMRNIDSWMLTALLGPTAVAPYVLALKISNIFEVPANTVSQVIFPKMVRAIKEEGIKAARPYYEKSVAILFAVMLPFVGFTLLFAPQIVTFIGEIRYAEAIPVLQITVLYGLLLPLDKQVGVMLDATGKQKMNTLFVLRNAVLNIVLNYIYITNMGLIGAALATLTTYIISVILNQIYVGRTFNVSTVNYFKYIGSSYMKAWGMLNKRLKAL, encoded by the coding sequence ATGAAACGACTTTTTAAAAAATTTTCTCAATCTTACTGGCTCCGCTCCGGAGCGTTTAAACTCTTCGAACGTGCTTCTATCGTTATCTTTGGTTTTATAGCCTACTACGCGCTGGTAAGGCATACCTCAAAAGAAGAGTTTGGTACCTGGGGCGTATTTCTGATGCTCACTGGTTTTATTGAGCAGTTCCGTTATGGCTTTATCAGTAATGGCCTTGTTCGCTACCTGAACCATACCGACAGCCGCGAAGATTACATACGGGTAGAAACCGGGGCCCTCTCCCTTAACATTACTGTTACGGTGCTGATCTCTGCTTTTTTATGGACCTGCAGCGATTGGATAGGTGCCGTGACAAATGCCCCCCTGATCAGTCCAATGCTGCAGATATATGCTTTTCTTAATTTCCTGATGGTACCAGTTTTTCACCTGGAAATGATGCAGCGGGCAAACATGGATTTTAAAGGATCATCGCTGGGGCAGTTTGCCAATAAAGGCCTTTATTCCCTGTTGCTGATTGGCTATATTTTTTACTACCAGGCTGTTTCGCTCACAGAGGTGGTAATGCTGCAGGGGGTAGGCATTATTGCCGGTACTTTCATAACCTATTACTATGGCAGCAAGTATATGTCATTTACCTGGCGCTTTAGCTTCAGCACGCTTAAGGAACAGCTTAATTACGGCAAATACACCTTTGGCACCTTTATCAGCGCCTACATGATGCGGAATATTGATAGCTGGATGTTAACAGCCCTGCTGGGGCCTACTGCTGTTGCACCTTATGTATTAGCCCTTAAAATTTCAAATATTTTTGAAGTACCTGCCAATACCGTATCGCAGGTTATTTTTCCAAAAATGGTGCGTGCTATCAAAGAAGAGGGCATCAAGGCAGCCAGGCCTTATTACGAAAAATCGGTGGCAATACTGTTTGCTGTAATGCTGCCCTTTGTAGGCTTTACACTACTATTCGCCCCACAGATTGTTACCTTCATTGGTGAAATCCGCTATGCCGAAGCCATTCCTGTGCTGCAGATAACCGTACTCTATGGTCTCTTGCTCCCCCTCGATAAGCAGGTAGGCGTGATGCTGGATGCTACAGGAAAGCAGAAAATGAATACTTTGTTTGTATTAAGAAATGCGGTGCTGAACATTGTGCTCAACTACATTTACATCACCAACATGGGCCTGATCGGAGCCGCACTGGCAACCCTTACTACTTATATTATCAGTGTTATTCTTAACCAGATTTATGTTGGGCGTACCTTCAACGTTAGCACGGTCAATTATTTTAAGTACATAGGTTCATCTTATATGAAAGCCTGGGGCATGCTCAATAAAAGGCTCAAAGCACTATAA
- a CDS encoding Zn-dependent peptidase (COG0612 Predicted Zn-dependent peptidases): MQLAAVGQKKNTDVFPYKINQKKLANGLNVVTVPYNSPGLAAFYIVVRVGSREEVEPGKSGFAHFFEHMMFRGTDKYSKQEYSDVLKGIGASANANTWWDRTEYHMTGNAGMLEKMFELEADRFMALKYSEADFKVEAGAVKGEYTKSFSSPAMMLYEKTYDVAFTDHTYKHTTIGFWDDVVDMPNQYEYSLEFYDRFYRPEYTTIIVVGDVKTEQVNNLAQKYFGNWEQGNYEPKIPTEPEQKQTRFAHVQNANYPPTLSLNYKGPGFSIESKDKAALDLFAAIAFSQKSPIYKKLVVDEQKIRFISANGYDTRDPSLFSISTQLLKADDLGYVKSEIDGVVEQYKKQAADPKLLEEAKSRFRYNFAMGIDSPGSIAEALSEITWLTGNPSDINKLYTLYNQITPQDIQAAVKKYFVSDNLTISTITPDSDSPFKQ, from the coding sequence ATGCAATTAGCAGCAGTAGGACAAAAGAAAAATACGGATGTTTTTCCCTATAAGATTAACCAGAAAAAGCTGGCAAATGGACTCAATGTAGTAACCGTTCCCTACAACAGCCCGGGGCTGGCGGCTTTTTATATAGTGGTGCGTGTTGGCTCGCGCGAAGAAGTGGAGCCTGGGAAGTCTGGCTTTGCGCACTTTTTTGAGCATATGATGTTCCGGGGCACCGATAAATACTCCAAGCAGGAGTATAGTGATGTGCTCAAAGGCATCGGCGCCTCTGCCAACGCCAATACCTGGTGGGACCGTACCGAATACCATATGACGGGCAATGCCGGTATGCTGGAAAAAATGTTTGAGCTGGAGGCCGACCGCTTTATGGCACTAAAATACTCTGAAGCTGATTTTAAGGTGGAAGCAGGTGCGGTAAAAGGCGAGTATACCAAAAGCTTTTCCAGCCCGGCCATGATGCTCTATGAAAAAACCTACGATGTAGCCTTTACCGACCACACCTACAAACATACTACCATTGGCTTTTGGGATGATGTGGTAGACATGCCTAACCAGTACGAGTATTCGCTGGAGTTTTATGATAGATTTTACCGGCCGGAGTATACCACCATTATTGTGGTAGGAGATGTAAAAACCGAGCAGGTAAATAACCTGGCACAAAAATATTTTGGCAACTGGGAGCAGGGAAATTATGAACCCAAAATACCAACAGAGCCCGAGCAAAAGCAAACCCGCTTTGCACATGTGCAAAATGCCAACTACCCACCAACCCTAAGTCTGAACTACAAAGGACCTGGATTCAGCATTGAAAGTAAAGACAAAGCAGCACTTGATCTTTTTGCTGCCATTGCTTTCTCTCAAAAATCGCCTATTTACAAAAAGCTGGTGGTAGATGAGCAAAAAATACGTTTCATCAGCGCCAACGGATACGATACACGGGATCCGTCCCTGTTCAGCATCTCCACCCAGCTGCTTAAGGCCGATGACCTGGGCTATGTAAAATCTGAAATTGACGGGGTGGTGGAGCAGTATAAAAAGCAGGCCGCAGATCCAAAGCTGCTGGAGGAGGCAAAATCCAGGTTCCGCTACAACTTTGCCATGGGCATCGACAGCCCGGGAAGCATTGCCGAAGCCTTGTCGGAAATTACCTGGCTCACCGGAAATCCATCGGATATCAATAAACTGTACACCCTCTACAACCAGATTACCCCACAGGATATCCAGGCAGCTGTAAAAAAATACTTTGTGAGTGATAATCTCACCATCAGCACCATTACTCCTGATAGTGATTCTCCTTTTAAGCAGTAA
- a CDS encoding peptidase M16 domain-containing protein (COG0612 Predicted Zn-dependent peptidases), whose protein sequence is MKHLKIYIISLMALLATGLAAQAQEVVELPLPETPSVVVKLSFRNGSITDPVGKEGLTNLTAQVLTQTGNQTHTKSQIEDILYPWAATYSAFTDKEMTTLTFEVHRDHLDRFYEIFKGVLLNPSFAESDFNRVRSNVKNFVDQVIKSSSDEDYSKMALEAQLYKGTNYEHMKWGTSEGLAAITLEDVKNHYKNFFTRNNVMIGIAGNYPKPFLAKLKADINQLPNTKPAIPAPAAPAMPNGIQVQLVAKPQSLGTAIYTGYPLSINRASKDWPAMLIVNSYLGEHRKSYSRLYQLIREQRSMNYGDYTYIEWYEAGGSNMLPTTGFPRSSNYFSIWIRPVQTAYSLKSQYPEMKDLQVGHAHFALRMALDEIDRVKNQGLTQEEFELTKQFLRSYMKLYTQTPERRLGYLLDSKFYGLNDYVGEMDKALERISLQEVNAAARKHLQTENMWVSMITDAEEAEPLKESLLQNKPSPMSYSQAVKESLPPEVLEHDKKIENKKLNVKEVTIVKPDETFVAGREK, encoded by the coding sequence ATGAAACATCTAAAAATATATATAATTAGCCTGATGGCCTTACTGGCCACCGGCCTTGCTGCACAGGCACAGGAGGTAGTAGAGCTACCCCTGCCCGAAACGCCTTCGGTGGTGGTAAAGCTCTCTTTCCGCAACGGCTCCATAACCGATCCTGTAGGCAAGGAGGGACTCACCAACCTAACGGCACAGGTACTTACCCAAACCGGCAACCAAACCCATACCAAAAGCCAGATCGAAGATATACTGTACCCCTGGGCTGCCACGTACTCGGCCTTTACTGATAAAGAGATGACCACGCTTACCTTCGAGGTACACCGCGACCACCTGGACAGGTTTTATGAGATCTTCAAAGGTGTTTTGCTGAACCCATCCTTTGCCGAATCTGATTTTAACCGGGTGAGGAGTAATGTGAAAAACTTTGTGGATCAGGTGATCAAATCTTCTTCTGACGAAGACTACAGTAAAATGGCCCTGGAAGCACAGCTTTACAAAGGCACCAATTATGAGCACATGAAGTGGGGCACCTCCGAGGGCCTGGCAGCCATTACGCTGGAGGATGTGAAAAACCACTATAAAAACTTCTTTACCCGCAATAATGTAATGATTGGCATTGCTGGCAACTATCCCAAGCCCTTTCTGGCAAAACTAAAAGCAGATATCAACCAGCTGCCCAATACAAAGCCTGCCATTCCGGCCCCGGCCGCACCTGCTATGCCCAATGGCATCCAGGTACAGCTGGTAGCCAAGCCACAATCTCTGGGCACTGCCATTTATACCGGTTATCCGCTCTCCATCAACCGGGCTTCCAAAGACTGGCCTGCCATGCTCATTGTTAATTCTTATCTGGGTGAGCACCGCAAATCTTACTCAAGGCTCTACCAGCTTATCCGGGAGCAGCGCTCTATGAACTATGGCGATTATACCTACATCGAGTGGTATGAAGCCGGCGGTAGTAATATGCTGCCCACCACAGGCTTTCCCCGTTCCTCCAACTACTTCAGCATCTGGATACGCCCGGTGCAAACGGCTTACAGCTTAAAATCGCAATACCCCGAAATGAAGGACCTGCAGGTGGGCCATGCCCATTTCGCGCTGCGCATGGCGCTCGATGAAATTGACCGGGTGAAAAACCAGGGCCTGACACAGGAAGAATTTGAGCTGACCAAGCAGTTTCTGCGCAGCTACATGAAGCTTTACACCCAAACCCCTGAGCGCCGGCTGGGCTATTTGCTGGACTCTAAGTTTTATGGCCTGAACGACTATGTAGGTGAAATGGACAAGGCGCTTGAAAGAATTAGCCTGCAGGAGGTAAATGCCGCTGCCAGAAAGCATTTACAAACTGAAAATATGTGGGTATCGATGATTACAGACGCCGAAGAAGCAGAACCCCTGAAAGAAAGCCTGCTGCAAAACAAGCCATCGCCTATGTCGTATTCTCAGGCGGTAAAGGAAAGCCTGCCGCCGGAAGTGCTGGAGCATGATAAGAAAATAGAAAACAAGAAGCTGAATGTGAAAGAAGTAACCATCGTTAAACCCGATGAGACTTTTGTAGCGGGCCGAGAGAAATAA
- a CDS encoding s-adenosyl-l-methionine-dependent methyltransferase (COG0500 SAM-dependent methyltransferases): MNLQELQQPEVQQWLQEHAQEEPARLMLQAHLYPGIPVREAVQQLQARQKARYKLPQWYAHPAVLMPPPLSVEQASSEETARYKAQLVYRRMTESGPEKSKAGMLADLTGGMGLDSWAFSQVFDKVHYVEQQEELTALAAYNFKQLNSTNVEVHTAEASFFLQQLQQPLEVLYLDPARRDAARNKVVLLSECQPDVVSLLPLLLQKGRQVWVKASPMLDIKGAMQELGQQVQEVQVVSLRGEVKELLFRIEASLQPDPLITAVNLGAEGEMENFSFRYSEESTAAPAVGMPQNYLYDPGAALRKAGAFKLPAIRFNLQKLHPHSHLYTAPQHLPNFPGRTFRLLELVKANKKALQKLLPGGRAHLVVRNFPLKAEVLQQKLGLAEGDPHYLFATTLADGRPQLLLCERI, translated from the coding sequence TTGAATTTACAGGAACTGCAGCAGCCGGAGGTACAGCAATGGTTACAGGAGCATGCCCAGGAGGAGCCTGCCAGGCTTATGCTGCAGGCACACCTGTACCCCGGTATACCGGTGCGCGAGGCCGTGCAGCAGCTACAAGCCAGGCAAAAAGCGCGCTACAAACTACCACAGTGGTACGCTCATCCGGCCGTGCTCATGCCTCCTCCCCTTTCAGTAGAACAAGCCTCTTCAGAAGAAACTGCCCGTTATAAAGCCCAGCTGGTGTATAGGCGTATGACTGAATCAGGTCCGGAAAAATCGAAAGCAGGCATGCTTGCCGATCTTACCGGTGGCATGGGTTTGGATAGCTGGGCCTTCAGCCAGGTATTTGACAAAGTGCATTATGTAGAGCAGCAGGAGGAATTAACAGCCCTGGCCGCCTATAATTTTAAGCAGCTCAATTCCACCAATGTGGAGGTACATACGGCAGAGGCCTCTTTTTTTCTGCAGCAGTTGCAGCAGCCACTGGAGGTGCTTTACCTCGACCCTGCCCGGCGCGATGCTGCCAGAAATAAAGTGGTGCTGCTTTCAGAATGTCAGCCCGATGTAGTCAGTCTGCTGCCGCTACTTCTACAAAAGGGCAGGCAGGTGTGGGTAAAAGCATCGCCCATGCTGGATATTAAAGGGGCCATGCAGGAGCTGGGCCAGCAGGTGCAGGAGGTTCAGGTAGTAAGCCTTAGGGGCGAAGTAAAAGAACTGCTCTTTCGCATAGAAGCCAGCTTACAGCCAGATCCACTCATTACAGCCGTAAACCTGGGTGCCGAAGGAGAAATGGAAAACTTTAGCTTCCGTTACAGCGAAGAAAGTACCGCCGCTCCGGCCGTTGGTATGCCACAGAATTACCTGTACGACCCGGGAGCTGCTTTACGCAAAGCAGGTGCCTTTAAGCTGCCGGCAATACGTTTTAACCTGCAGAAGCTGCACCCCCACAGCCACCTCTATACTGCTCCGCAACATCTCCCCAATTTTCCGGGACGGACCTTCCGGCTACTGGAACTGGTGAAAGCGAATAAAAAGGCCCTGCAGAAACTGCTGCCCGGGGGACGGGCGCATCTGGTGGTGCGTAATTTTCCTCTGAAAGCAGAGGTGCTGCAGCAAAAACTGGGACTGGCAGAAGGAGATCCCCACTACCTGTTTGCCACTACCCTTGCAGATGGGAGGCCACAATTGCTCCTGTGCGAAAGGATCTAG